The following coding sequences lie in one Kamptonema formosum PCC 6407 genomic window:
- a CDS encoding EAL domain-containing protein, whose amino-acid sequence MFQESQTQPQQLKQLQHLPLHLLIVEDVAEDAELMVLALESAGVNFTWNRVATATDCEDLLTNTTYDAVLSDYRLPGFNGLEVLKLVQQSGQEIPLILVTGSLGEEAAVECIKAGMTDFVLKDRLFRLPTVLERALGEFKLRRQQQQAIALVQRQAKREAIINKIVQAMRSTLALDEVMQITVDQLQTALQTTRCLICQVEISNQTRACYVSMSATNRENIIGVQCGFSTLHYQTLSQGETVIASEFDNLPPQIQELLRIFEVRSLAMIPLLYRDSFLGVISLHQCDRPREWSSEEISLVKVIADQCAIAIHQTELYQKAQAELAERKRAEETVLLIQQQFAAIATNIPGSVYRIAIDPDGKMSLLYISPGVQEITGISPAEAIARPESLIEIIHPDDKAMFDTSLQTSIETLQPCHREYRVISTSGQVKWVQDSGHFSKDSNGNVIVDGVALDISDAYGELSLRKQAEEALRQREQRFRSLIENATDITVILNASGKYDYISPSVKRILGYTPQIAIGRNALSLAHPDDKAAIAQTLSKAIQNPGISQSPIEYRVRHRTGSWCVLEAVATNLLHDPAVNGIVINCHDITARKLAEQQLLHDAFHDGLTGLANRALFSERLDHAFAIAKRRKDYLFAVLFLDLDRFKVVNDSLGHAIGDRLLIAIARRLEKSLHPGDTVARLGGDEFVILLEDIDSLSSATNLANLLHQELTSPFTLDGHEVFITVSIGIALSSPECEDAANLLRDADTAMYRAKEQGRARHEIFNTSMHAHALRLLQIENDLRKAIEAIKKEQYINSTAPKLQNSAATESNEQNIILSQLPITNHHQPITIPQFLIHYQPIVSLLTGKITGFEALVRLQHPERGLVSPAEFIPVAEETGLIIPIGQWVLRESCRQIRQWQQQFPHRLSLTVSVNLSVKQFSQPDLIAQIDRILRETDLDGRSLKLEITESVLMENSKSVTALLKELKARNIHLCIDDFGTGYSSLSYLHRFPTDTLKIDRSFVSRMGVESNINQGSIDPTEIVRSIVTLAHNLGMEVVAEGVEKASQLALLRALKCDGGQGYFFSRPVDSWAAAALIAKDEGDFERRG is encoded by the coding sequence ATGTTTCAGGAATCTCAAACCCAGCCCCAACAACTGAAACAGCTACAGCACTTACCTCTGCACTTGTTGATTGTAGAAGACGTGGCGGAAGATGCAGAACTGATGGTACTCGCCTTAGAATCAGCAGGTGTAAATTTTACCTGGAATCGAGTTGCAACAGCCACAGATTGCGAAGATTTACTTACAAATACCACTTACGACGCTGTTCTGTCAGATTATCGCCTACCTGGTTTTAATGGGTTGGAGGTGTTGAAATTAGTGCAGCAATCAGGACAAGAAATTCCTTTGATTCTGGTAACGGGGAGTTTGGGGGAAGAAGCAGCAGTTGAGTGTATTAAAGCGGGAATGACAGACTTTGTCTTAAAAGATAGACTATTTCGCTTGCCCACAGTTTTAGAAAGAGCCCTGGGAGAATTTAAACTGCGTCGCCAACAGCAACAAGCGATCGCCTTGGTGCAGCGTCAAGCCAAACGAGAAGCAATCATTAATAAAATAGTACAGGCGATGCGGAGCACTCTTGCTCTGGACGAAGTAATGCAAATAACAGTAGATCAGTTACAAACAGCATTACAAACAACGCGCTGCCTTATTTGTCAAGTAGAAATAAGTAATCAAACAAGAGCTTGTTATGTAAGCATGAGCGCTACTAACAGAGAAAACATCATCGGAGTTCAATGCGGATTCTCCACATTACACTACCAAACTCTCAGTCAGGGGGAAACCGTCATTGCTTCGGAATTTGATAACCTCCCACCTCAAATACAAGAATTACTGAGGATATTTGAAGTACGTTCCCTAGCAATGATACCCCTGCTATACCGCGACTCATTTTTAGGAGTAATTTCCCTGCATCAATGCGATCGCCCTAGAGAGTGGAGTTCAGAAGAAATATCCTTAGTAAAAGTAATTGCCGATCAGTGCGCGATCGCCATCCACCAAACCGAACTCTATCAAAAAGCCCAAGCCGAACTTGCAGAGCGCAAACGAGCAGAAGAAACTGTACTGCTGATCCAGCAACAATTTGCCGCAATAGCAACCAACATTCCCGGCTCCGTCTACCGCATCGCCATCGATCCTGACGGTAAGATGTCACTACTTTACATCAGCCCAGGCGTGCAGGAAATTACAGGCATTTCCCCAGCAGAAGCAATAGCCCGCCCAGAGAGCTTAATAGAAATCATCCATCCCGATGACAAAGCCATGTTCGACACCTCCCTACAAACTTCGATCGAGACACTTCAACCTTGCCATCGGGAATACCGAGTCATCTCAACCTCCGGTCAGGTAAAGTGGGTGCAAGATAGCGGTCATTTTTCCAAAGACAGCAACGGCAATGTAATCGTAGACGGAGTAGCTCTAGATATCAGCGATGCCTACGGCGAGCTTAGCTTACGCAAACAGGCAGAAGAAGCACTCCGTCAAAGAGAACAGCGATTTCGCTCCTTAATTGAAAACGCTACCGACATCACCGTAATTCTGAACGCTAGCGGCAAATATGATTACATTAGCCCTTCAGTCAAACGAATTTTAGGCTACACACCCCAAATCGCGATCGGTCGCAACGCCCTCAGCCTAGCTCATCCAGACGACAAAGCCGCGATCGCACAAACTCTCAGCAAAGCAATTCAAAACCCAGGCATCAGCCAATCACCCATAGAGTACCGAGTTCGTCACCGCACCGGTTCCTGGTGCGTATTAGAAGCCGTAGCCACCAACTTACTGCACGACCCAGCCGTAAACGGGATCGTGATTAACTGTCACGACATCACAGCCCGCAAATTAGCCGAACAACAACTGCTGCACGACGCTTTTCACGACGGACTTACAGGTTTAGCCAACCGCGCCCTATTTAGCGAACGCTTAGATCATGCCTTCGCCATAGCCAAACGGCGTAAAGACTATTTGTTTGCCGTACTGTTTCTAGATCTGGATCGATTTAAAGTAGTCAACGACAGTTTAGGTCACGCCATAGGCGATCGCCTACTAATCGCGATTGCCCGCCGCCTCGAAAAATCTCTCCACCCCGGAGACACAGTTGCCCGCCTCGGCGGAGACGAATTTGTAATCTTGCTCGAAGACATCGACAGCCTAAGTAGTGCCACCAATCTAGCCAACCTACTGCACCAAGAACTCACATCCCCATTTACTCTAGACGGACACGAAGTATTCATCACCGTCAGCATCGGCATCGCCCTGAGTTCCCCCGAATGTGAAGACGCAGCCAACCTCTTGCGCGACGCAGACACAGCCATGTATCGCGCCAAGGAACAAGGGCGCGCCCGTCACGAAATCTTCAACACCTCCATGCACGCCCACGCCCTGCGGCTATTGCAGATAGAAAACGACTTGCGAAAGGCGATCGAAGCAATTAAAAAAGAACAGTATATAAACAGCACAGCCCCAAAACTTCAAAACTCCGCAGCAACCGAGAGCAACGAGCAGAATATCATCCTCTCTCAATTACCAATTACCAATCACCACCAACCAATTACCATCCCTCAATTTTTGATCCACTACCAGCCGATAGTATCCCTCTTAACCGGCAAAATTACAGGTTTCGAGGCACTTGTCCGGTTGCAACACCCAGAACGCGGCTTAGTTTCTCCCGCAGAATTTATCCCAGTCGCAGAAGAAACCGGACTAATTATACCCATCGGCCAGTGGGTGCTACGAGAGTCCTGCCGCCAGATTCGCCAATGGCAGCAGCAATTTCCTCACCGCCTCTCCTTAACAGTCAGCGTCAATCTCTCCGTTAAACAGTTTTCCCAACCCGATTTAATCGCACAAATCGATCGCATTCTCCGAGAAACTGACCTAGATGGCCGGAGTTTAAAACTAGAAATTACAGAAAGCGTGCTGATGGAAAATTCTAAATCCGTCACCGCCCTCCTTAAAGAGCTCAAAGCTAGAAATATTCACTTGTGCATCGATGACTTCGGCACAGGTTATTCTTCCTTAAGTTATCTACACCGCTTCCCCACTGATACTCTAAAGATTGACCGCTCCTTTGTCAGCAGAATGGGTGTGGAAAGCAACATCAACCAGGGAAGCATCGATCCCACAGAAATTGTCCGCTCCATAGTCACCTTAGCCCACAATCTAGGCATGGAGGTGGTAGCCGAAGGAGTAGAAAAGGCTTCCCAACTCGCTCTACTCAGAGCCTTAAAGTGCGATGGTGGGCAGGGATACTTTTTTTCTAGACCAGTGGACAGTTGGGCAGCAGCAGCTTTGATAGCGAAAGATGAAGGGGATTTTGAAAGAAGGGGCTAA
- a CDS encoding glycoside hydrolase family 57 protein, with the protein MAIGYLALVLHAHLPFVRHPESDYVLEEEWLFEAITETYVPLLQVFEGLKRDGIDFKITMSMTPPLVAMLRDPLLQDRYDDHLAKLEELTELEIEHNAQNGHVRYLAEHYATSFNQVRNLWERYDRDLVKAFKQFQDTNNLEIITCGATHGYLPLMKMYPEAVWAQIKVACEHYEQNFGRPPKGIWLPECAYYEGLERMLADAGLRYFLTDGHGILYARPRPRYGSYAPIFTESGVAVFGRDHESSQQVWSSEVGYPGAPEYREFYKDLGWEAEYDYIKPYIMPNGQRKNTGIKYHKITGRGLGLGDKALYDPYWAREKTAEHASNFTFNRERQVDHLYGIMQRPPIIVSPYDAELFGHWWYEGPWFLDYLFRKSWYDQHTYEMTHLADYLQGNPTQQVCRPSQSSWGFRGFHEYWLNDTNAWIYPHLHKATERMIELGNREPADELEWRALNQAARELLLAQSSDWAFIMRTGTMVPYAVRRTRSHLMRFHKLYDEVKESKVDSGWLEKVEAIDNIFPEINYRVYRSL; encoded by the coding sequence ATGGCTATTGGTTATCTCGCTCTCGTTCTCCACGCCCACCTGCCTTTCGTCCGCCACCCCGAAAGCGACTACGTTTTAGAAGAAGAATGGCTATTTGAGGCGATTACTGAAACCTACGTACCCCTGCTACAAGTATTTGAAGGGCTAAAACGCGACGGCATTGACTTCAAAATTACGATGAGCATGACACCGCCTTTAGTGGCGATGTTGCGCGATCCTCTGCTCCAAGACCGCTACGACGACCATTTGGCTAAACTAGAAGAACTTACCGAACTAGAAATCGAACACAATGCCCAAAACGGTCACGTTCGCTATCTGGCGGAACACTACGCTACTAGCTTTAATCAAGTCCGCAACCTCTGGGAACGCTACGATCGCGACTTGGTAAAAGCTTTTAAGCAGTTCCAAGACACTAACAATCTCGAAATTATCACCTGTGGCGCTACTCACGGCTATTTGCCACTGATGAAGATGTATCCCGAAGCAGTGTGGGCGCAAATTAAAGTAGCCTGCGAACACTACGAGCAAAACTTCGGTCGCCCTCCTAAAGGGATTTGGCTACCTGAATGCGCTTACTATGAAGGCTTGGAACGGATGTTAGCCGATGCTGGGCTGCGCTATTTCCTCACTGACGGTCACGGTATCCTTTACGCTCGTCCTCGTCCGCGCTATGGTAGCTACGCTCCGATCTTTACTGAGTCTGGGGTAGCGGTGTTTGGACGCGATCATGAGTCGTCGCAGCAGGTTTGGTCTTCGGAGGTGGGATATCCGGGAGCACCAGAGTATCGCGAATTCTATAAAGATTTGGGCTGGGAAGCCGAATACGATTACATTAAGCCCTACATAATGCCCAATGGTCAACGTAAGAATACTGGGATTAAGTATCACAAAATTACTGGCAGGGGTTTGGGTTTGGGTGATAAGGCCCTTTATGACCCCTACTGGGCGAGGGAAAAGACGGCGGAGCACGCTAGCAATTTTACTTTCAACCGGGAACGCCAAGTAGATCATCTCTACGGGATTATGCAGCGGCCTCCGATTATTGTTTCACCTTATGATGCTGAACTTTTTGGCCACTGGTGGTATGAGGGCCCTTGGTTCTTAGATTATTTGTTCCGTAAGTCTTGGTATGACCAACATACTTACGAGATGACTCACTTGGCGGATTATTTGCAGGGAAACCCTACTCAGCAAGTTTGTCGTCCTTCTCAGTCAAGTTGGGGTTTCCGGGGGTTCCACGAGTATTGGCTCAATGATACTAATGCTTGGATTTACCCGCACTTGCATAAGGCGACTGAGCGGATGATTGAGCTGGGAAACCGCGAACCTGCGGATGAGTTGGAGTGGCGGGCTCTTAACCAGGCGGCGCGGGAATTGTTGCTAGCTCAGTCTTCTGACTGGGCGTTTATTATGCGGACGGGGACTATGGTTCCTTATGCGGTACGGCGGACGCGATCGCATTTAATGCGTTTCCACAAACTCTATGATGAGGTAAAGGAAAGTAAGGTTGACTCCGGTTGGTTGGAAAAGGTGGAGGCGATCGATAATATTTTCCCTGAAATTAACTACCGGGTCTATAGATCGCTTTAG
- a CDS encoding TonB-dependent receptor domain-containing protein → MNQQKLSNWMRLGFAMSVFVAFPAKADMIQENQEKLKPPNTSNSEFFITQIFPLNEIDRPATTVKEWLSQSSTPIPDSQSPIQITGVRLNSTADGIDVIIETAQGKAIDGSTSTEGNNLIVDIPNAQLQLPEGEVFRQENPVEGITSVDVTNATPNSVRVIVTGSTGVPVGKVVSSQQGLILSLTQQPEAEEIDIVVTAQKRPEPAQEVPLSLTVIPQQTLEDAQINSLQEIANNTPNFSFFPTNAGGSDFSYYSIRGLNNFNFLVSQDSVGYYIDDVPFDFGAFLDLGLLDLERVEVLRGPQSTLYGRSSPAGVVNIVSRPPTNFSELRITGGYGNYNFREAQLSYSNAIIPDRLAFRLAGAYRGRDGVFENETLDRTVGEREQLLGRAQLLWTPSREWSVSFNTYINDTNDGDPVFTRQDADDPFETFKAVDGFVRLNSNTQALRVGYNGTDFRATSITARRFSNQEVLSGDSFSPPLDLFRSAIDFNSTVWTQEIRLQSPANADRFKWLIGGYYESRAFNVDNDAFEYTAVGATQFGLESAGQNRVIAEQDRNTYAVFGQIDYKPIDPLTLFVGLRYETSDYDLDRRRIFEAADSVTVLNPSIQTEGSSSELIPRFGLQYRFSPNAMAYATIAKGYRPSGFNYRADTEEIRRYEEEKTWTYEVGVKSSWFNDRLIANLSVFHNDVDGYQVLLVDELGFFRNIASADVKATGLEFELSAKVVRGLDITAGIGYVNSQFTRYRNPLLGSDFSNNRVPFAPDITYNLALQYRSPDGLFARAELRGYGTTYFDDANQVKQDPFAIVNLRLGYEWRDYGIYVFANNLFDTRYITSGFQFPPPNVTAGFGEPVTYGFQVRANF, encoded by the coding sequence GTGAATCAACAGAAGTTATCCAATTGGATGCGGCTGGGTTTTGCCATGTCAGTCTTTGTAGCTTTCCCCGCCAAGGCTGACATGATACAAGAGAACCAAGAAAAATTAAAGCCGCCCAATACTTCCAATTCTGAATTTTTCATAACCCAAATTTTCCCACTCAACGAAATCGATCGCCCTGCCACCACTGTTAAAGAGTGGCTGTCTCAATCTTCAACTCCCATTCCCGATTCCCAATCCCCAATTCAGATAACGGGCGTGCGACTCAATTCAACGGCTGATGGCATTGATGTCATCATAGAAACGGCTCAAGGCAAAGCGATTGATGGTTCTACCTCCACTGAAGGAAACAACCTGATTGTGGACATTCCTAATGCACAGTTGCAGTTGCCAGAGGGTGAAGTGTTTCGTCAGGAAAATCCTGTCGAGGGCATTACCTCAGTCGATGTGACTAATGCCACGCCTAACAGCGTGCGAGTCATAGTTACCGGCAGCACGGGCGTACCAGTGGGTAAAGTAGTTTCCAGCCAACAAGGTTTGATTTTGAGTCTGACACAGCAGCCAGAAGCAGAAGAAATTGACATCGTTGTGACAGCGCAGAAACGACCTGAACCTGCTCAAGAAGTACCCCTTAGCCTGACGGTAATTCCTCAACAAACCCTAGAAGATGCCCAAATTAATTCGCTTCAAGAAATTGCTAACAACACGCCCAACTTTAGCTTCTTCCCAACCAATGCTGGAGGCTCTGACTTTAGTTACTACAGCATTCGTGGTCTGAACAACTTTAACTTTTTAGTTAGTCAGGATAGCGTTGGTTATTACATTGATGATGTTCCTTTTGATTTCGGTGCTTTTTTAGACTTGGGATTGCTGGACTTGGAGCGAGTTGAGGTGCTACGAGGCCCCCAGAGTACGCTGTATGGCAGAAGTAGCCCTGCTGGGGTGGTCAACATCGTTTCTCGTCCGCCAACCAATTTTTCAGAGCTTCGCATCACCGGAGGTTATGGTAACTACAACTTCCGAGAAGCACAACTTTCTTACAGTAATGCCATTATTCCCGATCGACTGGCATTTCGATTAGCAGGAGCCTATCGAGGGCGGGATGGTGTCTTTGAGAATGAAACCCTCGATCGCACAGTGGGCGAACGGGAACAACTATTGGGGCGAGCACAACTCTTATGGACTCCCTCACGGGAATGGAGTGTTTCATTCAACACATACATCAATGACACTAACGACGGCGATCCGGTATTTACCCGACAGGATGCTGACGATCCCTTTGAAACCTTTAAAGCGGTTGATGGATTTGTTCGACTCAACAGCAATACTCAAGCATTAAGAGTTGGCTACAACGGCACTGACTTTCGGGCCACCTCGATTACCGCACGACGCTTCAGCAACCAAGAAGTCTTGTCGGGGGATAGTTTCTCTCCACCGCTTGATTTGTTCCGTTCGGCGATTGACTTCAACTCAACGGTATGGACGCAAGAAATTCGACTTCAGTCACCTGCAAATGCCGATCGCTTCAAGTGGTTAATCGGTGGATATTACGAGTCTCGTGCATTCAATGTTGATAATGATGCCTTTGAATATACCGCTGTTGGCGCTACCCAGTTTGGCTTGGAGTCGGCTGGACAAAATCGAGTAATTGCCGAACAGGATCGCAATACCTATGCGGTGTTTGGTCAAATTGACTACAAGCCAATCGATCCCCTCACCCTGTTTGTTGGGTTGCGGTATGAGACATCGGATTACGACCTCGATCGCCGTCGCATTTTTGAAGCAGCAGACAGCGTGACGGTCTTAAATCCAAGTATTCAGACAGAAGGCAGTAGCAGTGAATTGATTCCCCGGTTTGGGCTGCAATACCGCTTTAGCCCGAATGCGATGGCTTATGCCACGATCGCCAAAGGCTACCGACCGAGTGGTTTCAACTATCGCGCCGATACGGAAGAGATCCGGCGCTATGAGGAAGAAAAGACCTGGACTTACGAAGTTGGAGTGAAGTCTTCCTGGTTTAACGATCGCTTAATCGCAAACTTGTCTGTGTTTCACAATGATGTTGACGGTTATCAAGTGTTGCTGGTTGATGAACTTGGCTTCTTTAGAAATATTGCCAGTGCTGATGTGAAAGCGACTGGGCTAGAATTTGAACTCAGCGCCAAAGTGGTAAGAGGATTGGATATTACTGCTGGAATTGGTTACGTAAATAGCCAATTCACAAGGTACAGAAATCCCCTGCTAGGAAGTGACTTCAGCAACAATCGCGTTCCCTTTGCACCAGATATTACTTACAACTTAGCGTTGCAGTATCGTAGTCCCGACGGACTTTTTGCCCGTGCCGAATTGCGGGGCTATGGTACAACCTATTTTGATGATGCTAATCAGGTGAAGCAAGACCCGTTCGCGATCGTCAATTTGCGTCTAGGTTATGAATGGCGGGATTATGGCATTTATGTCTTTGCCAATAACTTATTTGACACTCGCTACATTACTTCTGGATTTCAATTCCCACCGCCCAATGTAACAGCAGGATTTGGTGAACCAGTTACCTATGGATTTCAAGTTCGGGCTAATTTTTAG
- a CDS encoding MFS transporter: MKKKLILLASLYISQYIPTTFFIQTVPVLMRQQNMSLGAIGFLGFLIVPSALKFLWSPLVDRYRLPGLGHYRGWIISLQSLSIVTLLVTASLNVQTNITELLVCMFLAFLFSSSQDIATDALAVNILLPQERGIGNAIQASGNFLGAIIGGGAALILLEKVGFRTTLLTMAIALLLCLVPILFHQEHLISVAKSPAIESYLQPFIRFFSRPNMGLWLLVVLLYMISENISVTLIRPLLVDRDLSLSDIGWLLGVVSYVSRIIAALMAGVLIPQWGRKRSLIAFGAIANVATLLYILPAAGVASPSILYAVCILVSAAQSMAYTALLTAMMDRSNPTTAGTDYTTQISVAFVGVVATTILGGMVADAIGYTLTLIIGVVVSLSSVLLIPQVYKDTLGT, translated from the coding sequence ATGAAAAAGAAACTAATTCTGCTTGCCAGTCTTTATATCTCCCAGTACATTCCAACCACGTTTTTTATCCAGACTGTTCCGGTGTTGATGCGACAACAGAATATGTCACTGGGAGCGATCGGTTTTTTAGGTTTCCTGATCGTTCCGTCTGCCTTAAAATTTCTTTGGTCGCCGCTGGTCGATCGTTATCGTCTACCTGGGTTAGGACATTATCGGGGTTGGATTATTAGTTTACAAAGTTTGTCGATTGTCACGCTGCTGGTGACAGCTTCTCTGAATGTGCAGACAAACATCACCGAATTACTTGTCTGTATGTTTTTAGCCTTCTTATTTTCTTCGAGCCAAGATATTGCTACGGATGCTTTAGCGGTTAACATACTTCTACCTCAAGAGCGTGGTATTGGCAACGCGATTCAAGCTAGTGGCAATTTTTTGGGAGCTATTATTGGTGGTGGTGCAGCCCTAATTTTACTGGAAAAAGTCGGATTTCGGACTACCCTGCTGACAATGGCGATCGCCTTGCTGCTATGTTTAGTCCCGATTCTGTTTCATCAAGAACATCTAATTTCAGTCGCCAAATCTCCCGCGATCGAATCCTACCTTCAGCCGTTTATTCGCTTCTTTTCTCGTCCAAACATGGGGTTATGGCTACTGGTAGTGTTGCTGTATATGATTAGCGAAAATATTTCGGTTACGTTAATTCGTCCCCTGTTGGTCGATCGCGACTTATCTTTATCTGATATTGGTTGGTTACTAGGTGTAGTCAGCTACGTTTCTAGAATTATCGCTGCGTTGATGGCAGGAGTGCTGATCCCACAGTGGGGGCGTAAGCGATCGCTGATCGCTTTTGGTGCGATCGCCAATGTTGCTACGCTGTTGTATATCTTACCTGCTGCTGGTGTTGCGAGTCCGTCTATCCTGTACGCGGTGTGCATTCTCGTCAGCGCTGCTCAAAGTATGGCATACACCGCCCTCTTGACCGCCATGATGGATCGCAGCAATCCTACTACGGCAGGTACTGATTATACGACTCAAATTTCAGTTGCGTTTGTGGGTGTAGTTGCTACCACAATTCTGGGTGGAATGGTGGCTGATGCGATCGGATATACACTCACGTTAATCATCGGTGTAGTTGTGAGTTTATCGAGCGTGCTGTTGATTCCCCAAGTATACAAAGACACTCTGGGGACTTAA
- the argJ gene encoding bifunctional ornithine acetyltransferase/N-acetylglutamate synthase yields the protein MSDWQVISGGVTAPRGYKAAGIVAGLKPSGAPDLTLILSEVDAIAAGVFTTSVVRAACVDYCRGRLQDKPSAKAILCNAGQANAATGEQGWADAIESAQVLAGALNISPDLILIASTGVIGQRIKMEPLKAAIPQLVAAASETGSDAAAKAICTTDLVPKTIALETLFGDRPVRIGGICKGSGMIHPNMATLLAFVTCDAAVSPHLWQEMLSRAADRSFNQITVDGDTSTNDSLIALANGQSRTPAITEMGPDAEKLEAMLTEVCIYLAKSIARDGEGATCLIEVQVSGAPDEASASKIAKTIVGSSLVKSAIFGRDPNWGRIAAAAGRAGVPFDQENLRIQLGDFLMMENGQPLPFDRVAASNYMKAAAAGEYLKGDTVLIQVSVGNGNGSGKAWGCDLSYDYVKINAEYTT from the coding sequence ATGTCGGACTGGCAAGTAATTAGCGGCGGGGTAACGGCTCCGAGAGGGTATAAAGCAGCGGGTATTGTGGCGGGGTTGAAGCCTTCGGGAGCACCGGATTTAACTTTAATTTTGTCAGAAGTGGATGCGATCGCAGCGGGCGTTTTCACTACCTCTGTCGTGCGAGCAGCTTGTGTGGACTATTGCCGAGGGCGGTTGCAAGATAAACCCAGTGCGAAAGCGATTTTGTGCAATGCGGGTCAAGCTAACGCTGCTACTGGCGAACAAGGCTGGGCCGATGCGATCGAAAGTGCTCAGGTTTTGGCGGGAGCACTGAATATTTCCCCAGACTTAATTCTGATCGCTTCTACTGGAGTAATTGGACAGCGCATTAAGATGGAACCGTTGAAAGCTGCGATTCCGCAATTGGTAGCTGCGGCTTCTGAAACGGGTTCAGACGCGGCGGCTAAGGCGATTTGTACGACAGATTTAGTACCGAAAACCATTGCTTTAGAAACTTTATTTGGCGATCGCCCAGTTCGCATCGGCGGAATCTGCAAAGGTTCGGGAATGATTCACCCAAATATGGCAACTTTGCTAGCATTTGTTACTTGCGACGCAGCGGTATCGCCGCATTTATGGCAAGAAATGTTAAGTCGGGCCGCCGATCGGAGTTTCAATCAAATTACTGTTGATGGTGATACAAGTACCAATGATTCTTTAATTGCTTTAGCGAATGGCCAGTCTCGCACACCTGCGATTACGGAAATGGGGCCAGATGCGGAAAAATTAGAGGCAATGTTGACAGAGGTTTGTATATATTTAGCTAAGTCAATTGCCCGTGATGGGGAAGGTGCAACTTGTTTAATTGAAGTACAAGTTAGTGGCGCACCTGATGAAGCATCTGCCAGTAAAATTGCCAAAACAATAGTCGGTTCTTCTTTAGTAAAATCAGCAATTTTTGGTCGCGATCCAAATTGGGGAAGGATTGCGGCGGCGGCGGGACGTGCGGGTGTACCCTTCGATCAGGAAAATTTGCGGATTCAATTAGGCGATTTTTTGATGATGGAAAATGGTCAACCTTTGCCATTCGATCGGGTTGCTGCGAGTAATTATATGAAAGCAGCGGCGGCGGGTGAATATTTGAAGGGAGATACTGTTTTAATTCAGGTGAGTGTTGGTAATGGAAATGGTAGCGGGAAGGCTTGGGGCTGTGATTTGAGTTATGACTATGTGAAGATTAACGCTGAGTACACGACTTAA
- the tnpA gene encoding IS200/IS605 family transposase codes for MRANFTQLYLHFVWATWDRLPLITPDIQEFIYAAIIGECNQLGCTVIAVGGIQDHVHLLIGFPPTLAVSETIKQIKGSLSHLITHEINPGKFFKWQGSYGAFTVSYDAIDNVANYIRNQAIHHSQTSINPTWELTPNSPFS; via the coding sequence ATGAGAGCAAATTTTACACAATTGTATCTTCATTTTGTTTGGGCAACTTGGGATAGGTTGCCTTTGATTACTCCTGATATTCAAGAATTCATCTATGCCGCTATTATTGGAGAATGTAATCAGCTAGGGTGTACAGTGATTGCTGTTGGCGGTATTCAAGATCATGTGCATCTCTTAATAGGATTTCCGCCTACTCTAGCGGTATCTGAGACGATCAAGCAAATCAAAGGAAGTTTATCCCATTTAATCACCCACGAAATCAATCCTGGTAAATTTTTTAAATGGCAAGGTAGTTACGGAGCATTTACTGTTAGTTATGATGCCATTGACAATGTAGCTAACTACATTAGAAACCAGGCAATTCACCATAGTCAAACATCAATTAATCCTACTTGGGAACTGACTCCAAACTCACCTTTTTCTTGA
- a CDS encoding DUF29 family protein codes for MTQELIDLRTSILEGRYTDALGIVDELEGMSKQAILRQIQSFLNILLIHLIKNQVEQRLTGSWASSIRNAIREIKKANIKDNKTSYYVNADEWANLIEEEVIEDAIADAAEEIFNGTYNQFELAEMVDINQIIQIAVMLLNLTYVHSAKDLPAVLAEHLSQLPGGEDWINRRK; via the coding sequence ATGACACAAGAATTAATCGATCTGAGAACTAGCATATTGGAAGGACGTTATACGGATGCTTTAGGAATTGTCGATGAATTAGAAGGAATGAGTAAACAGGCAATTCTCAGACAAATTCAATCTTTTTTAAATATTTTGTTAATTCACTTGATTAAAAATCAGGTTGAACAGCGATTAACTGGTTCTTGGGCAAGTTCAATTCGCAATGCAATTAGAGAAATTAAAAAGGCCAATATTAAAGATAATAAAACCTCTTATTATGTTAATGCCGATGAGTGGGCAAATTTGATAGAGGAAGAGGTAATTGAGGATGCGATCGCGGATGCTGCGGAGGAAATATTTAACGGTACTTATAATCAATTTGAACTTGCAGAAATGGTAGATATAAATCAGATTATCCAGATTGCTGTGATGTTATTGAATTTGACTTATGTGCATTCCGCCAAAGATTTACCCGCAGTGTTAGCCGAACATTTAAGTCAGTTACCTGGTGGAGAAGATTGGATAAATCGGCGAAAATAA